A DNA window from Calliphora vicina chromosome 1, idCalVici1.1, whole genome shotgun sequence contains the following coding sequences:
- the LOC135949304 gene encoding inactive peptidyl-prolyl cis-trans isomerase shutdown-like, protein MEDDGIPVTSNFLKDPLSLGDLISSGASFEINTNFDEGFTNDIYDELNIGSDEEQDDGKSPFDRTELVSPWTEPFEDLKPRMQKLNEHVWKKITKVGIEQEPVVPHNARVCIRYNAYWEGEGAPFDSSFLRGSSYSFYTGRDEVLEGLEVAVRTMHKGEHAQFVISYHLLFREMGCPPRVKPKADGLFIIELVSYNLVGDIDAEQQIPEQDRNKYSIVIDKVKEIHLKGLDFFSQGTYRNACRAFEKAVDILKFCRLANDQEEKEQSSFLIKLYTNLAVCYNKTNVPSKTCLICKEIRDLTNNKPSCKALFQEGRAYLMLGEYEKARHLLVTAQHMEPHNVDIGKELKILDDCYKRYKENERNIWTKAIGIIKTVKQTNDKAKNGDEDLFTLKEEMMKLMSEFKEDKEQNNLKLPAGLTNKEIETVDELAKLLDLKLTLNPLDNSSYTVIKKK, encoded by the exons atggaagATGATGGAATACCAGTAaccagtaattttttaaaagatccTCTGTCCTTGGG AGATCTTATAAGTAGCGGTGCAAGTTTCGAAATAAACACAAACTTCGATGAGGGCTTTACCAATGATATATACGATGAACTCAATATCGGTTCTGATGAAGAACAAGACGATGGCAAAAGTCCGTTTGATCGAACAGAGCTTGTATCACCTTGGACCGAACCATTTGAGGATTTAAAACCGCGCATGCAAAAGCTAAACGAACACGTGTGGAAAAAGATAACAAAAGTTGGCATAGAACAAGAACCGGTCGTTCCGCATAATGCAAGAGTTTGCATACGTTATAATGCTTATTGGGAAGGTGAAGGCGCCCCTTTTGATTCGAGTTTTCTTCGAGGTTCATCTTATAGCTTCTATACGGGCAGAGATGAAGTGTTGGAAGGTCTAGAAGTTGCAGTTCGCACCATGCATAAAGGAGAGCATGCACAATTTGTGATCTCATATCACTTGCTATTTCGTGAAATGGGTTGTCCTCCTCGAGTTAAACCCAAAGCTGATGGgttatttataattgaattaGTTTCTTATAATTTGGTTGGCGATATCGATGCCGAGCAACAAATACCCGAACAAGATCGCAACAAGTACTCAATAGTTATTGACAAAGTTAAAGAAATTCATTTAAAGGGTCTGGATTTCTTTAGTCAAGGAACCTATCGCAACGCATGCAGAGCCTTTGAAAAGGCCGTTGATATTCTGAAATTCTGTCGGCTGGCAAATGACCAAGAAGAAAAAGAACAAagttcatttttaataaaactttatacaaatttaGCGGTCTGTTATAACAAAACGAATGTTCCCAGCAAAACGTGTTTAATATGCAAAGAAATTCGcgatttaacaaataataaacccTCATGTAAAGCTCTGTTTCAAGAAGGCCGAGCCTATCTAATGTTGGGAGAATATGAGAAAGCACGGCATCTTTTAGTGACAGCACAACACATGGAACCTCATAATGTAGATATTGGCAAAGAATTAAAGATATTAGATGATTGTTACAAACGCTATAAGGAGAATGAGCGTAACATCTGGACAAAGGCCATAGGCATTATAAAGACTGTTAAACAAACGAATGACAAAGCAAAGAATGGCGACGAAGATCTTTTTACGTTGAAAGAGGAAATGATGAAGTTAATGTCTGAATTTAAGGAAGATAAggaacaaaataatttgaaattgccagCCGGTCTAACCAATAAAGAAATAGAAACTGTTGATGAGTTAGCTAAACTATTGGACCTGAAGTTGACTTTAAATCCCTTAGATAACAGCAGTTATACggtaattaaaaagaaataa
- the LOC135949302 gene encoding nuclear transcription factor Y subunit gamma-like, producing the protein MSQSASYGTTNSAINRGVKQQQQQQQHITQSQQTRVQNIDMLSYNNGNTNNNNNGNSNITVVAETGGNTFTIANSTTMDQTTSITNQNTNTGAIPKEKPGKNAKQQQPRKPPPTIDTFWPTVLQEVQSAVVDSKHQSLPLARIKKIMKLDENAKMIAAEAPTLFAKACEFFIQELTMRAWIHTDESKRRTLQRSDIAQAIANYDQFDFLIDIVPREDIKPPNHRRHHNESTSSANNTASTTNSPAPSNSSMTTTVSNMVTGEILNVSGLPVENISGAAVATSLPTTATITGNLNQTQPQMLTTASTTTNHPTPQLQIIQQTAHPQQHLQYFITLPGQQTGQAQLVHQLQLQQQQQQHINNGLAAGTPLTAASLNLVAQQPQQLILTAANPNAAQAANVVQHQQQAALLQNIAQHQQQQQQAQQQQQHPQQQVQLLQQVMLTPSGELTNMPIAINANQLNLLRLQMQHQQQQQQQQQQHHQQQVIIPTHLLTAQQILQLQAQAQNQAQANNAATTAHIVHHQPHITQQQQQHHQQQQHHPQTTTSTNNIYINSNTVAANQATSAAASMVSTDRNMGSTFRNNC; encoded by the exons ATGTCACAGTCTGCCTCATATGGAACAACTAATAGTGCTATAAATCGTGGGGtaaagcaacaacagcagcagcagcaacatatCACACAGTCACAACAGACAAGAGTACAAAACATCGATATGTTGTCTTATAATAACGGCAAcaccaataacaataataatggcAACAGCAACATTACAGTCGTAGCAGAAACTGGCGGCAACACATTTACCATTGCCAATAGTACTACAATGGATCAAACAACCTCCATAACAAATCAAAACACAAACACTGGAGCAATACCCAAAGAAAAACCAGGAAAAAATGCCAAACAACAGCAGCCACGCAAGCCACCGCCTACTATAGACACCTTTTGGCCAACAGTACTGCAGGAGGTACAGAGCGCTGTTGTCGACTCTAAGCATCAGTCCCTGCCGTTGGCTCGTATTAAAAAGATAATGAAACTGGATGAAAATGCTAAAATGATAGCGGCTGAAGCACCAACACTTTTCGCCAAAGCCTGTGAATTCTTCATTCAAGAACTGACAATGAGAGCCTGGATACATACCGATGAAAGCAAACGACGTACACTGCAAAGATCAGACATTGCTCAAGCCATAGCCAACTATGACCAGTTTGATTTTCTAATTGATATTGTGCCAAGGGAAGATATTAAACCACCAAATCATAGAAGACATCACAATGAGAGTACGTCTTCTGCCAATAATACAGCATCAACCACCAACTCACCAGCGCCCAGTAATTCGTCAATGACGACCACCGTTTCAAATATGGTGACTGGTGAAATACTAAATGTTTCAGGTCTGCCAGTGGAAAATATATCAGGGGCAGCTGTTGCTACCTCTCTTCCGACAACGGCCACAATTACAGGAAATCTTAATCAGACACAGCCACAAATGTTAACGACCGCCTCGACGACAACAAATCATCCCACACCACAGTTACAAATTATACAACAAACTGCTCATCCCCAACaacatttacaatattttatcaCACTTCCAGGACAACAAACTGGTCAAGCTCAATTAGTACATCAATTACAactacagcaacagcaacaacaacacataaacAATGGCTTAGCTGCTGGTACACCTTTGACGGCGGCAAGTTTAAATTTAGTAGCCCAACAACCTCAGCAACTAATACTAACAGCAGCTAATCCGAATGCCGCACAGGCAGCAAATGTGgtacaacatcaacaacaagcGGCTCTACTGCAAAATATAGCACAGcatcaacaacagcagcagcaagcacaacaacagcagcaacatccGCAACAACAAGTACAACTGCTACAACAAGTGATGTTAACACCAAGCGGCGAATTAACCAACATGCCG ATAGCAATAAATGCAAATCAATTGAATTTGTTGCGGTTGCAAATgcaacatcagcagcagcaacaacaacagcagcagcaacatcatcaACAGCAAGTTATAATACCCACACATTTATTAACGGCTCAACAAATATTACAGCTGCAAGCTCAGGCACAAAATCAGGCACAAGCCAATAATGCGGCTACAACAGCACATATTGTTCATCACCAGCCTCATATaacacaacagcagcagcaacaccaTCAGCAACAACAGCACCATCCTCAAACTACCActtcaacaaataatatttacataaacTCCAATACCGTAGCAGCAAATCAGGCAACATCCGCTGCTGCCTCAATGGTTTCCACAGATCGAAATATGGGCAGTACGTTTCGAAACAATTGCTAG